In Neodiprion pinetum isolate iyNeoPine1 chromosome 6, iyNeoPine1.2, whole genome shotgun sequence, one genomic interval encodes:
- the Gdi gene encoding rab GDP dissociation inhibitor beta translates to MDEEYDAIVLGTGLKECILSGMLSVSGKKVLHVDRNKYYGGESASITPLEDLFSKFKAPPPDGSYGRGRDWNVDLIPKFLMANGLLVKLLIHTGVTRYLEFKSVEGSYVYKSAKISKVPIDQQEALSSDLMGLFEKRRFRNFLIWVQNVQEDDPKSWDGFDPFSNNMQALYNKFNLDKNTQDFTGHALALYRDDDYIGQSAIGTIRRIKLYSDSLARYGKSPYLYPMYGLGELPQGFARLSAIYGGTYMLDKPIDEIVMEDGKVVGVRSGTEVAKCKQVFCDPTYVTDKVRKVGQVIRCICLLDHPISGTGDALSTQIIIPQKQVNRNSDIYVSLVSHTHQVAAKGWFVAMVSTTVETSNPEAEIKPGIDLLGPIKQKFVSVSDYLEPTDNGLNSQLFISTSYDATTHFETTCLDVLDIFKRATGEEFDFNKVKHELGDEDQ, encoded by the exons ATGGATGAAGAATACGACGCGATTGTGCTCGGAACCGGGCTCAAGGAGTGCATTCTCAGCGGAATGCTATCCGTTAGCGGGAAAAAGGTTTTACACGTCGATCGCAACAAGTATTATGGCGGTGAATCTGCCTCCATAACGCCGCTCGAAGACCTATTCAG TAAATTCAAGGCACCGCCACCGGACGGAAGCTACGGACGTGGTAGAGATTGGAATGTGGATTTGATCCCGAAATTTCTAATGGCCAATGGCCTGCTGGTGAAGCTGCTGATTCACACAGGGGTTACACGTTACTTGGAATTCAAATCAGTAGAGGGTTCCTACGTCTACAAGTCGGCAAAAATCTCCAAAGTACCTATCGATCAGCAGGAAGCACTGTCCAGTGATCTTATGGGTTTGTTTGAGAAAAGACGCTTTAGAAACTTCTTGATTtgggtacaaaacgtacagGAGGATGACCCCAAGAGCTGGGACGGCTTTGACCCTTTCTCGAACAACATGCAAGCTCTATACAATAAGTTTAATCTCGACAAGAATACGCAAGACTTTACCGGTCACGCTCTCGCTTTGTATAG AGATGACGATTACATAGGCCAGAGCGCTATTGGTACAATTCGAAGAATTAAGCTCTACAGTGACAGTTTAGCTCGTTACGGAAAATCTCCGTATCTGTATCCCATGTATGGGCTGGGCGAGCTACCCCAAGGTTTCGCTCGACTTAGTGCTATTTATGGAGGCACCTACATGCTGGACAAACCCATAGATGAGATTGTCATGGAAGATGGAAAG gTAGTCGGTGTTCGATCTGGTACCGAAGTAGCCAAATGTAAGCAAGTATTTTGCGATCCAACTTATGTGACCGACAAGGTTCGCAAAGTAGGACAAGTAATAAGATGCATTTGCCTCTTGGACCATCCCATATCAGGCACTGGTGATGCTCTTTCAACACAAATTATCATTCCACAGAAACAG GTGAATCGCAACTCTGATATCTACGTCTCATTGGTATCTCACACGCATCAAGTAGCAGCTAAAGGTTGGTTTGTTGCTATGGTGTCTACTACAGTAGAGACGAGCAATCCTGAAGCAGAAATAAAGCCTGGTATCGACTTGCTTGGGCCAATAAAACAAAAGTTTGTATCAGTCTCTGACTACCTCGAGCCGACCGACAATGGTCTTAACagtcaattattcatttcaacgAGCTACGATGCGACAACGCATTTTGAAACAACTTGCCTGGATGTTTTGGATATTTTCAAACGCGCCacaggagaggaattcgaCTTCAACAAAGTCAAGCATGAATTAGGTGACGAAGATCAGTAA